The following coding sequences are from one Zalophus californianus isolate mZalCal1 chromosome 5, mZalCal1.pri.v2, whole genome shotgun sequence window:
- the HINT1 gene encoding histidine triad nucleotide-binding protein 1, whose translation MADEIAKAQAARPGGDTIFGKIIRKEIPAKIIFEDDQCLAFHDISPQAPTHFLVVPKKPISQISVAEDDDERLLGHLMIVGKKCAADLGLKKGYRMVVNEGSDGGQSVYHVHLHVLGGRQMNWPPG comes from the exons ATGGCAGATGAGATCGCCAAAGCACAGGCCGCACGGCCTGGTGGCGACACGATCTTCGGGAAGATCATTCGCAAGGAAATCCCAGCCAAAATCATTTTTGAGGACGACCAG TGTCTTGCTTTCCATGACATTTCCCCTCAAGCACCAACTCATTTTCTGGTGGTACCCAAGAAACCTATATCTCAGATTTCTGTAGCAGAAGATGATGATGAACGT cttcttgGACATTTAATGATTGTTGGCAAGAAATGTGCTGCTGATCTGGGCCTGAAGAAGGGTTATCGAATGGTGGTGAATGAAGGTTCAGATGGGGGACAGTCTGTCTATCATGTTCATCTCCATGTTCTTGGAGGTCGGCAGATGAATTGGCCTCCTGGTTAA